From one Thermatribacter velox genomic stretch:
- a CDS encoding methyl-accepting chemotaxis protein, protein MAKSGLRIGTRLILSFVLVVALAAVVGYLGLSLSRSIMANLEDISQDHLPSIDYILQIDRDLYQAVFAERSLLLVDVNSEAFQEFLGSYEENLQQSEERWNKYKALAETPEELELIGKYEEARQEWLPLSRKIVEARKAASEDLSSLVALSFGDAAEKFETMRDYLDQLTEISLVLAENQHHAARASFKQSFFTVVLLVAIIIVAALVLALLITRGITRSLRRMVNLAKEVAQGNLSADFDLRAHSKDELGELGRALEDMVGNLRALVNDVFTTSSSLASSSEELSSSVAEISKATQEIASTIAQVAEGSTRQSEELQRVSEEAAQIGERAQRVAEATQRNLELLGKMQENLQKNQQALEQIEAMMQKTREEGTTTREEAQKGKDSLQKLIENVSSIARVSEEVAGSIQILNERSQEIGKIVDLITGIAEQTNLLALNAAIEAARAGDAGRGFAVVAEEVRKLAEESAQAAEQIGKLIAEIQKDTRSAVERMQKAQGEVEAGSRESEQVAQNFNSILSAIERLEGNIENLAQSLLEAHQAQEETTRSAQEVVKLSEESVSLTAQATEGVQQIAEELSSVAAVAEENAASSEEVSASTEEQNASLEEVNSAVEQLAQMAQKLQKLVERFRI, encoded by the coding sequence ATGGCGAAATCTGGCTTGCGAATTGGAACACGATTAATTTTGAGCTTTGTTTTAGTGGTTGCCCTCGCTGCGGTGGTTGGGTATCTGGGGCTTTCCCTTTCCCGGAGCATTATGGCTAATCTTGAAGACATCTCTCAAGACCACTTGCCCAGCATAGATTATATTCTGCAGATCGATCGCGACCTGTACCAGGCAGTGTTTGCTGAACGATCTCTACTCCTTGTTGATGTGAACTCCGAAGCTTTCCAGGAGTTTCTGGGGAGTTACGAGGAGAACCTCCAGCAGTCAGAAGAGCGCTGGAACAAATACAAGGCCCTTGCTGAAACACCAGAAGAACTAGAACTGATCGGGAAATATGAGGAGGCACGCCAGGAGTGGTTGCCCCTTTCTCGAAAGATTGTGGAGGCAAGGAAAGCAGCCAGTGAGGATTTGAGTTCCCTTGTGGCACTGAGCTTCGGTGATGCAGCAGAGAAATTTGAAACCATGCGCGATTATCTGGACCAGCTTACTGAAATCAGCTTGGTTCTGGCAGAGAACCAGCACCATGCAGCCCGAGCAAGTTTCAAGCAGAGCTTCTTTACTGTAGTCCTTTTGGTGGCAATTATTATTGTTGCTGCGCTGGTTCTTGCACTGCTCATCACCCGCGGCATCACCAGGTCTTTGCGACGTATGGTCAATCTGGCTAAGGAGGTTGCTCAGGGGAATCTGAGTGCAGATTTTGACCTCCGGGCTCACTCCAAGGACGAACTTGGGGAACTGGGCCGGGCACTGGAAGATATGGTGGGCAATCTCCGGGCTCTGGTAAACGATGTTTTCACCACCTCCTCCTCTCTGGCTTCATCCAGTGAGGAACTCTCCTCATCGGTTGCGGAGATCTCCAAAGCCACCCAAGAGATTGCCTCAACCATTGCCCAGGTTGCTGAAGGCTCCACCCGCCAGAGTGAAGAGCTGCAGAGAGTGAGTGAAGAAGCAGCCCAGATTGGTGAGCGAGCCCAGAGAGTTGCTGAAGCCACCCAGCGCAACCTGGAGCTTCTTGGGAAGATGCAGGAGAACCTCCAGAAGAACCAGCAAGCTCTGGAACAGATTGAAGCCATGATGCAAAAAACCAGAGAAGAAGGGACCACCACCAGAGAAGAAGCTCAGAAAGGGAAAGATTCTCTGCAGAAGCTCATCGAAAACGTCTCCTCCATTGCCCGGGTGAGTGAAGAAGTCGCCGGAAGCATCCAAATTCTCAACGAGCGCTCCCAGGAGATTGGAAAGATTGTGGACCTCATCACTGGCATTGCCGAGCAGACCAACCTCTTAGCCCTCAATGCAGCCATCGAAGCCGCCCGAGCTGGTGATGCTGGACGGGGCTTTGCCGTGGTGGCTGAGGAAGTGCGCAAACTGGCTGAAGAGAGTGCCCAGGCTGCCGAGCAAATTGGAAAGCTCATCGCTGAAATCCAGAAAGACACCCGCTCAGCAGTGGAGCGTATGCAGAAAGCCCAAGGTGAAGTGGAAGCAGGGAGCAGAGAGAGTGAACAAGTGGCCCAGAACTTTAACTCCATCCTCTCAGCCATTGAGCGCTTGGAAGGAAACATCGAAAACCTTGCTCAATCGCTCCTTGAAGCCCACCAGGCTCAGGAAGAAACCACCCGAAGTGCTCAGGAAGTGGTCAAGCTCTCCGAAGAGAGTGTTTCCCTCACTGCTCAGGCCACAGAAGGCGTCCAGCAGATCGCCGAAGAGCTCTCTTCAGTGGCTGCAGTGGCTGAAGAGAATGCGGCTTCCAGTGAAGAGGTCTCTGCGTCCACTGAAGAGCAGAATGCCTCACTGGAAGAGGTCAACTCTGCAGTGGAGCAGCTTGCCCAGATGGCCCAGAAACTACAGAAGCTGGTGGAGCGCTTCAGAATCTGA
- a CDS encoding DNA polymerase ligase N-terminal domain-containing protein, translated as MQKGGSLLKPLLVIQEHWASHHHFDLRLERDGVLKSWAVPKGIPLSPGERRLAIAVEDHALEYADFEGEILEGYGKGKVVIWDRGFYIPEKWEAGEILFEAHGEKMRGKYALIHTSDDQWLLIKRKEEKSSEQKKSSKD; from the coding sequence ATGCAGAAAGGAGGGTCACTTCTGAAACCCCTACTGGTCATTCAGGAACACTGGGCATCACACCACCACTTTGACCTGCGCTTGGAGCGAGATGGGGTTCTGAAAAGCTGGGCAGTTCCCAAGGGAATACCGCTTTCTCCCGGAGAGCGCAGGTTAGCCATTGCTGTTGAGGATCATGCTTTGGAGTATGCCGACTTTGAAGGCGAAATCTTGGAAGGGTATGGCAAAGGAAAAGTGGTTATCTGGGACCGGGGCTTTTATATCCCGGAGAAGTGGGAAGCAGGAGAAATTCTCTTTGAAGCCCATGGTGAGAAGATGCGAGGCAAATATGCGCTTATCCACACCAGCGATGACCAGTGGCTGCTCATAAAAAGGAAAGAGGAAAAAAGCAGTGAACAGAAAAAATCCAGCAAGGATTAA
- a CDS encoding heparan-alpha-glucosaminide N-acetyltransferase, producing MNRKNPARIKKERFYEIDVLRGCAIVSMVIYHLLYDLSAFGNLKIELYRGGWLYFQRYIATSFLALSGISLHLSYERMKQKTGNAQLIHLIRRGVIIFLWGMVISVVTYLFLDGAYVRFGILHCIGASIIIGSFLLRFPKFTLPLGVVLIALGWWFYGKDFPFGYLLWLGFKPYRFYTVDYFPLLPWLGVFLLGVFLGHTLYPGYRRRVQLGDYSHFPLFAALSFLGKHSLTIYLLHQPVILGLLFALGVLQPPGL from the coding sequence GTGAACAGAAAAAATCCAGCAAGGATTAAAAAAGAGCGCTTTTACGAAATCGATGTTCTTCGGGGTTGTGCCATAGTGAGCATGGTCATTTACCATCTGCTTTATGACCTCTCCGCTTTTGGAAACCTGAAAATCGAACTTTACCGGGGGGGATGGCTCTACTTCCAGCGCTATATTGCCACATCCTTTCTGGCTCTCTCCGGCATATCCCTCCACCTGAGCTATGAGCGCATGAAGCAGAAAACAGGAAACGCCCAACTCATACACCTCATTCGCCGGGGGGTGATCATCTTTCTCTGGGGTATGGTGATAAGCGTGGTCACTTACCTGTTCCTGGACGGTGCCTATGTGCGCTTTGGAATACTCCACTGTATCGGAGCATCCATAATCATTGGCTCCTTCCTTTTGCGCTTTCCAAAGTTCACCCTGCCCCTGGGAGTCGTCCTCATTGCCCTGGGCTGGTGGTTCTATGGAAAGGATTTTCCCTTCGGGTATCTCCTCTGGCTGGGTTTCAAGCCTTACCGCTTTTACACTGTAGACTACTTTCCGCTTTTGCCCTGGTTGGGTGTCTTTTTGCTGGGCGTTTTTCTGGGTCATACCCTCTATCCTGGCTACAGGAGGCGCGTCCAGCTCGGGGACTATTCGCACTTTCCCCTTTTTGCAGCGCTCAGTTTTCTGGGCAAACACTCGCTGACCATTTATCTTTTGCACCAGCCGGTGATTTTGGGCCTGCTTTTTGCGCTGGGGGTGCTGCAGCCACCTGGTTTGTGA
- a CDS encoding SDR family NAD(P)-dependent oxidoreductase, producing the protein MGNLSAHVALVTGASRGIGRACALALARAGAKVAVNYRKNRERAEAVVAEIEKQGGVALAVQADVSDSSQIERMVSKVQEKLGIPDILVANAGVGDTAYSGAWNLEELSWDRMIAVNLKGVYLCVRALLPYLIEKRWGRIIAISSTSGITGGTSGIHYAASKGGVIAMCLALARECAPFGITVNVIAPSKIDTELLHSVTPPEKLPELLRKIPVGRLGRPEDIARAVLFFAEEEADYITGQVLTVSGGY; encoded by the coding sequence GTGGGAAACCTTTCCGCTCATGTGGCACTGGTTACCGGGGCAAGCCGGGGAATTGGTAGGGCCTGTGCCCTTGCTCTGGCTCGAGCTGGAGCGAAGGTGGCAGTAAATTACCGAAAAAACCGCGAACGGGCTGAGGCGGTGGTGGCAGAAATAGAAAAGCAGGGTGGTGTTGCTCTGGCGGTTCAGGCTGATGTTTCTGATTCTTCTCAGATAGAGAGGATGGTGAGCAAGGTTCAGGAAAAGCTGGGCATACCCGACATCCTGGTTGCCAATGCCGGGGTGGGAGATACTGCGTACTCCGGGGCTTGGAATCTTGAGGAGCTCTCTTGGGACAGGATGATTGCCGTTAATCTTAAAGGGGTGTACCTCTGCGTCCGCGCGCTGCTTCCATACCTGATTGAGAAGCGCTGGGGACGAATCATTGCCATTTCCTCCACTTCCGGGATAACCGGTGGAACTTCAGGCATCCACTATGCGGCTTCCAAAGGGGGCGTCATTGCCATGTGTCTGGCCTTGGCGCGGGAGTGTGCGCCGTTTGGGATTACTGTAAACGTTATTGCACCCAGCAAAATCGACACCGAGCTCCTGCATTCAGTAACTCCTCCTGAAAAACTGCCTGAGCTTTTGCGCAAGATACCGGTAGGAAGGTTAGGGAGACCCGAAGATATCGCCCGAGCAGTGCTCTTTTTTGCTGAGGAGGAAGCCGATTACATAACCGGTCAGGTGCTCACCGTATCGGGTGGGTATTGA
- a CDS encoding MarC family protein codes for MLYDFVKSFLLLTFILDPFLGAVVFIALTKNMEARERSAQAFLAVSVAFILLFVFLFIGKSLFALLGISFSSFMVAGGVILLLLGVEEILGLEFSKRGADTKVAAIVIGTPLLCGPGAITSIIILSQKHGYLIPFLAMVSALALTWLILYFANHLSRLLGERIIEVLSRVMGLLLAAIAVEYIKEGVLQMISELVAR; via the coding sequence ATGCTTTACGACTTTGTGAAGTCCTTTTTGCTTTTGACTTTCATCCTCGACCCTTTTCTGGGGGCTGTGGTTTTCATAGCGCTCACCAAAAACATGGAAGCCCGGGAGCGTTCCGCTCAAGCTTTCTTGGCGGTAAGTGTGGCTTTTATCCTGCTTTTTGTTTTCCTTTTCATTGGGAAAAGCCTTTTTGCGCTTTTGGGCATTTCCTTTTCAAGCTTTATGGTTGCTGGTGGTGTCATCTTGCTTCTTCTGGGTGTTGAGGAGATACTGGGGCTTGAGTTTTCCAAAAGGGGAGCGGACACCAAGGTTGCGGCTATTGTCATCGGTACCCCGCTTCTCTGTGGTCCAGGTGCCATCACCTCAATCATTATTCTTTCTCAAAAGCATGGATACCTGATTCCCTTTCTGGCCATGGTTTCCGCTCTCGCTTTGACCTGGCTGATTTTGTACTTTGCCAACCATCTGAGCCGCCTGCTGGGTGAGCGGATAATTGAAGTGCTTTCCAGAGTGATGGGGCTTTTACTGGCCGCCATTGCGGTCGAGTATATAAAAGAGGGCGTTTTGCAGATGATTTCAGAACTCGTTGCTCGCTGA
- a CDS encoding HD domain-containing phosphohydrolase, with the protein MSFSQERSPYLTVLDDLGLPAFLVEGDLVVDLNWRMEKLIGWSHEEVIGKRSWMSFLSPKEDLEKLKQRLEAHLSGSSRLTSGCAARIEDRKGRVKEVILCASQLPGDEKFILTMRDVTAVKRAYGLLKLFSKVHSKRILGVRSRDEFLERFAEMLREKGYPEVLIHKEGEIPDFANVLKTEVLNGEKVKILRRFSRILNHGLQTMGYREALEEALQETIEVISYLVEVRDPYTAGHQRRVSGIACAIAKKMGLSEELIEKIRVAGLLHDVGKIGIPIDILNKPVPLSSLEFEMIKTHPALGYEIVSRVHFLEDVAKVILEHHERIDGSGYPQGLRREEISLEARILAVADVAEAMSSHRAYRPLLPKEEIVAEFLNNRGKLYDAQVVDAFLEFAEELPGVWCLEMEEFE; encoded by the coding sequence TTGAGTTTTTCGCAGGAAAGGAGTCCTTATCTTACAGTTCTCGATGACCTGGGTCTCCCTGCTTTTCTGGTTGAAGGCGACCTGGTGGTGGACCTCAACTGGAGGATGGAGAAACTCATCGGCTGGTCCCATGAGGAAGTGATTGGCAAGCGGAGCTGGATGAGCTTTCTTTCCCCAAAAGAGGACCTTGAGAAATTGAAGCAACGCCTGGAAGCGCATTTAAGCGGCTCTTCCAGATTGACTTCGGGTTGCGCCGCCCGCATCGAAGATCGAAAAGGGAGGGTTAAGGAGGTAATTCTCTGCGCAAGTCAACTTCCGGGTGATGAGAAGTTCATTTTGACCATGCGTGATGTGACGGCAGTGAAAAGGGCTTACGGGCTTTTGAAATTATTTTCGAAGGTTCACAGCAAGAGGATACTGGGCGTAAGGAGTCGGGATGAGTTCTTGGAAAGATTTGCTGAAATGCTCAGAGAAAAAGGCTATCCAGAGGTGCTGATTCACAAGGAAGGAGAAATTCCGGATTTTGCGAATGTTTTGAAGACCGAGGTTTTGAATGGGGAAAAAGTAAAAATCTTGAGGAGGTTTTCACGCATCCTGAACCACGGCCTACAAACTATGGGTTATCGTGAAGCTCTGGAGGAGGCTCTGCAAGAAACCATAGAGGTTATTTCTTACTTGGTTGAAGTGAGAGATCCTTACACTGCCGGCCACCAAAGAAGAGTTTCTGGTATTGCTTGTGCCATTGCCAAGAAGATGGGGCTTTCTGAGGAGCTAATTGAGAAAATTCGGGTGGCCGGTCTTTTGCACGATGTCGGGAAAATTGGCATTCCCATCGATATTCTCAACAAGCCAGTGCCTTTGAGCTCTCTGGAGTTTGAGATGATTAAGACGCATCCTGCGCTGGGGTATGAGATAGTGAGCCGGGTGCATTTTCTTGAGGACGTTGCCAAGGTTATCCTTGAGCATCACGAACGCATCGATGGCTCGGGCTATCCCCAGGGTCTCCGTAGAGAGGAGATTTCTCTTGAGGCCAGAATCCTGGCTGTGGCAGATGTTGCCGAGGCCATGTCTTCCCACCGGGCGTATCGACCTTTGCTTCCTAAGGAAGAAATTGTAGCCGAATTCCTGAATAACCGGGGTAAACTTTATGATGCGCAGGTGGTCGATGCTTTTTTAGAGTTTGCTGAGGAGCTGCCCGGTGTCTGGTGTTTGGAAATGGAGGAATTTGAATAG